Proteins encoded in a region of the Flavobacterium sp. MDT1-60 genome:
- a CDS encoding Cof-type HAD-IIB family hydrolase yields the protein MQYKMLVLDMDDTLLTDDHKISELNKKVLIEAQAKGVYVVLASGRPTSAMTPYAKELELDLNDSYIISFNGAVISTVKDDLVLFEQKLTVEQIHELYDYSVKMKTHIITYLDNEIISETNSEYIEIEKEITGLAHIKVRSFKDAVSKPAVKCILLAEPSYLKELEQDLKLAMPHLSIAMSKPFFLEAAQNGIDKAASIKILAEKLNIHQSEIIAVGNAGNDLTMIEYAGLGVWVDNVMPELRDRANVIVASNNDDGVAEVVQRYILNDFVYEEIN from the coding sequence ACATGGATGATACCTTGTTGACAGACGATCATAAAATTTCGGAATTAAATAAAAAAGTTCTTATTGAAGCTCAGGCAAAAGGGGTTTATGTGGTTTTGGCTTCGGGCCGTCCAACATCTGCCATGACACCTTATGCTAAAGAACTGGAATTAGATTTGAATGATTCTTATATTATTTCCTTTAATGGCGCTGTAATTAGTACTGTTAAAGACGATCTTGTTTTATTTGAACAGAAATTAACTGTAGAGCAAATTCATGAATTATACGATTATAGTGTGAAAATGAAAACACATATTATAACGTATTTAGATAATGAAATTATCAGTGAAACGAATTCTGAGTATATCGAAATCGAAAAAGAAATAACAGGGCTAGCCCATATCAAAGTTCGTAGTTTTAAAGATGCTGTTTCTAAACCTGCGGTAAAATGTATTTTATTGGCAGAACCGTCTTATTTAAAAGAACTGGAACAGGATTTGAAATTAGCAATGCCTCATTTAAGTATAGCAATGTCAAAACCATTTTTCCTGGAAGCAGCACAAAACGGAATCGATAAAGCAGCAAGTATAAAAATCTTAGCAGAGAAACTCAATATTCATCAAAGTGAAATTATAGCCGTTGGAAACGCAGGAAACGATTTAACTATGATCGAATATGCCGGTTTAGGGGTTTGGGTTGATAATGTAATGCCTGAATTGCGTGACAGGGCTAATGTAATTGTAGCATCAAATAACGATGACGGTGTTGCTGAGGTTGTTCAGCGATATATCTTAAATGATTTTGTTTATGAAGAAATCAATTGA
- a CDS encoding GNAT family N-acetyltransferase — translation MKKSIETDRLLLRELELSDAEGMFELDSNPNVHLFLGNKPVKHIDESIDQIKNIQKQYEAFGIGRWAVILKETNEFLGWSGIKFITNEINNHKNFYEIGYRFIEKYWGKGYATEGGKAFVDYAFNELKADALYAYADAGNENSRKILEKLGLKYINSFEYEEELEVWYELKNPNL, via the coding sequence ATGAAGAAATCAATTGAAACGGATCGTCTGCTTTTAAGAGAATTGGAACTTTCTGATGCAGAAGGGATGTTTGAATTGGATTCGAATCCGAATGTGCATTTATTTCTTGGAAATAAACCTGTAAAACATATTGATGAAAGTATTGATCAAATTAAGAATATTCAAAAACAATATGAAGCTTTTGGAATTGGCCGCTGGGCTGTAATTCTTAAAGAGACCAATGAATTTTTAGGTTGGTCTGGAATAAAATTCATTACCAATGAAATCAATAATCATAAAAATTTTTATGAAATTGGATATCGTTTTATAGAAAAATACTGGGGAAAAGGATACGCTACCGAAGGAGGGAAAGCTTTTGTGGACTATGCTTTTAACGAATTGAAAGCTGATGCCCTTTATGCTTACGCAGATGCAGGAAATGAAAATTCAAGAAAAATTCTCGAAAAACTCGGTTTGAAATACATTAATTCGTTTGAATACGAAGAAGAATTAGAAGTTTGGTACGAATTGAAAAATCCAAACCTATAA
- the mtaB gene encoding tRNA (N(6)-L-threonylcarbamoyladenosine(37)-C(2))-methylthiotransferase MtaB — protein MENRKKVAFYTLGCKLNFSETSTIARNFNDEGFDRVDFEEVADIYVINTCSVTENADKQFKQVVKKAMKLNEKAFVAAVGCYAQLKPEELAAVDGVDLVLGATEKFKITDYIHDLSKNDMGEVHSCEIAEADFYVGSYSIGDRTRAFLKVQDGCDYKCTYCTIPLARGISRSDALENVLQNAKEISTQNIKEIVLTGVNIGDYGKGEFGNKKHEHTFLDLVQALDKVEGIERLRISSIEPNLLKNETIEFVSKSRTFVPHFHIPLQSGSNDILKLMKRRYLREVYTERVNKIREVMPHACIGVDVIVGFPGETDEHFLETYHFLNEMDISYLHVFTYSERDNTEAANMTGVIPANVRAKRSKMLRGLSVKKRRAFYESQLGTNRTVLFESENKEGYIHGFTENYVKVKTPWNPELINTLQEINLTKIDEDGSVRLEFLNKLAEA, from the coding sequence ATGGAAAATAGAAAAAAAGTTGCTTTTTATACGCTTGGTTGCAAACTGAATTTTTCAGAGACTTCTACAATCGCCAGAAACTTCAATGATGAAGGTTTTGATCGTGTCGATTTTGAAGAAGTTGCAGACATTTATGTTATCAATACCTGTTCGGTTACAGAGAATGCTGATAAGCAATTTAAGCAGGTTGTGAAAAAAGCAATGAAATTGAATGAAAAGGCTTTTGTTGCTGCTGTGGGATGCTATGCACAATTGAAACCAGAAGAATTAGCAGCAGTTGATGGTGTTGATTTGGTTCTGGGTGCTACAGAGAAATTTAAAATTACCGATTATATTCATGACTTAAGCAAAAACGATATGGGTGAAGTACACTCCTGCGAAATTGCTGAAGCCGATTTTTATGTTGGAAGTTATTCTATTGGAGACAGAACACGTGCTTTCCTGAAAGTTCAGGACGGTTGTGATTATAAATGTACATATTGTACAATTCCATTAGCTAGAGGAATTTCACGAAGTGATGCTCTTGAAAATGTCTTGCAAAATGCTAAAGAAATTTCGACTCAAAACATTAAAGAAATTGTTTTGACCGGAGTAAATATTGGAGATTATGGAAAAGGGGAATTCGGAAATAAAAAACACGAGCATACTTTTCTTGATTTGGTTCAGGCTTTAGACAAGGTTGAGGGAATTGAACGTTTACGAATTTCATCAATCGAACCTAATTTATTGAAAAATGAAACAATTGAGTTCGTTTCTAAAAGCCGCACTTTTGTACCACATTTTCATATTCCGTTACAATCCGGAAGTAATGATATTTTAAAGCTAATGAAACGTCGTTATTTACGTGAAGTTTATACAGAACGTGTTAACAAGATTCGTGAAGTAATGCCACACGCTTGTATTGGTGTTGATGTTATTGTTGGTTTTCCTGGAGAAACAGATGAGCACTTTTTAGAAACGTATCATTTCTTAAATGAAATGGATATTTCGTATTTACATGTATTTACTTATTCTGAAAGAGATAATACAGAAGCAGCTAATATGACAGGCGTTATTCCTGCAAATGTGCGTGCAAAACGAAGCAAAATGCTTCGAGGTTTATCTGTTAAAAAACGTCGTGCTTTTTACGAAAGCCAATTAGGAACTAATAGAACGGTTCTTTTTGAAAGTGAAAACAAAGAGGGATACATTCATGGTTTTACTGAAAACTACGTTAAAGTAAAAACACCATGGAATCCGGAATTAATTAATACTTTGCAGGAAATTAATTTGACAAAAATCGATGAAGACGGAAGTGTTCGTTTAGAGTTTTTAAACAAACTGGCGGAAGCTTAA
- a CDS encoding 3-ketoacyl-ACP reductase, with translation MTDLKNKNALITGAGKGIGKAIAIALAKEGVNVILVSRTQTDIDQLADEASNLGVKALALAADVSDMNSINNAVEKALAKFKTIDILINNAGIASFGKFMELEPAAWEKIIQVNLMGTYYTTRAVIPNMIERQTGDIINISSTAGLNGNALTSAYSASKFAVLGLTDSLMQEMRKHNIRVSALTPSTVATDLAIDLNLTDGNPEKVMQSEDVAELLIAQLKLNRRVFIKNSSIWSTNP, from the coding sequence ATGACAGACTTAAAAAATAAAAATGCCCTAATTACAGGAGCCGGAAAAGGAATTGGAAAAGCGATTGCAATTGCTTTAGCCAAAGAAGGCGTAAACGTGATTTTAGTTTCAAGAACTCAAACTGACATCGACCAATTGGCAGATGAAGCATCTAATTTAGGCGTAAAGGCTTTGGCCCTGGCTGCGGATGTTTCAGATATGAATTCTATCAATAATGCTGTAGAAAAAGCATTGGCTAAATTTAAAACAATAGATATTTTAATAAATAATGCCGGAATTGCTTCTTTTGGAAAATTCATGGAATTAGAACCGGCTGCCTGGGAAAAAATTATTCAGGTGAATTTAATGGGAACCTATTATACCACCCGCGCCGTTATTCCAAATATGATCGAAAGACAAACCGGAGATATCATCAATATTTCATCTACTGCCGGATTGAACGGAAATGCATTAACAAGTGCCTACAGCGCCTCAAAATTTGCAGTTTTAGGATTAACCGATTCTTTAATGCAGGAAATGAGAAAACACAATATTCGCGTTTCGGCATTGACACCGAGTACTGTAGCAACAGATTTGGCTATAGATCTAAATTTAACAGATGGTAATCCTGAAAAAGTAATGCAGTCTGAAGATGTTGCAGAATTATTGATTGCACAGCTTAAATTAAACCGAAGAGTCTTCATCAAAAACAGCAGCATTTGGTCTACTAATCCTTAA
- a CDS encoding phospholipid scramblase-related protein — protein sequence MNPILNQNLFLVKEHVGMFKAANNYDIYNPESNQIIMNCRENNLGFFTKILRFSDYKRMTPFDVEITTASGEKIIAVKRGIAIFRSTVEIFDEKDRLVGTFKQKFFSIGGKFEILDKNEKPVATLQGKWTGWDFKFSHENKQLAQVSKKWAGMGKEFFTSADNYVLQIEETVAQDSPLRQLILAAVMCIDMVLKE from the coding sequence ATGAATCCTATTTTAAATCAGAATTTATTTCTTGTAAAAGAACACGTTGGAATGTTTAAAGCCGCTAACAATTATGATATTTATAATCCGGAAAGCAATCAAATTATAATGAATTGCCGCGAAAACAATCTGGGATTTTTCACCAAAATATTGCGTTTCAGCGATTACAAACGAATGACGCCTTTTGATGTTGAAATCACAACTGCATCTGGTGAAAAAATAATTGCTGTAAAGCGTGGTATCGCAATTTTCCGTTCTACTGTTGAAATTTTTGATGAGAAAGATCGCCTGGTTGGAACCTTCAAACAAAAATTCTTTTCTATTGGAGGAAAATTTGAGATTTTAGATAAAAATGAAAAACCAGTTGCTACTTTGCAAGGAAAATGGACAGGTTGGGATTTTAAATTCAGCCATGAAAATAAACAACTTGCTCAGGTAAGTAAAAAATGGGCAGGAATGGGCAAAGAGTTTTTTACAAGTGCGGATAATTATGTATTGCAAATTGAAGAAACTGTAGCGCAGGACAGTCCGCTTAGACAATTAATTTTGGCTGCTGTAATGTGTATCGATATGGTTCTGAAAGAATAA
- a CDS encoding TonB-dependent receptor plug domain-containing protein: protein MKNVKILSLGIAMLICLATNAQEKTSSDTISKETKSTGIIICAPSRSVINEPLYILDGVIINSKQFSIVNPNDIQEIKVLKDPQATLSYGNQGRNGVIIITTKKKNNQNNTEE from the coding sequence ATGAAAAATGTAAAAATTCTTTCATTGGGCATCGCTATGCTTATTTGTTTGGCAACGAATGCACAAGAAAAAACAAGTTCTGACACAATTTCTAAAGAAACTAAATCTACCGGAATAATAATCTGTGCTCCGTCGAGATCTGTTATTAATGAACCTTTGTATATTTTGGATGGAGTTATAATAAATTCTAAACAGTTTTCTATAGTCAATCCAAATGACATTCAGGAGATAAAAGTTCTAAAAGATCCGCAAGCTACTTTGTCTTATGGAAATCAAGGCAGAAACGGAGTTATTATTATTACAACAAAAAAGAAGAACAATCAAAACAATACTGAAGAATAA
- a CDS encoding RNA polymerase sigma factor: MQRDAQRQVYEHMAPKLYRVCKRYLKKEEEIEEAMADAFYTIFTKLDQLKEILAFEAWARKITVNNCLATIKKNTNFNMYLDDVKLLSQPFTEEINSLEEEDLLNLLNHIPDGCKTVFNLFVIEGFGHKEIAAMLNISEGTSKSQLNAAKTKLKELVNKLYYQKAK; this comes from the coding sequence ATGCAACGTGATGCCCAGCGTCAGGTGTATGAGCATATGGCTCCAAAATTGTATCGCGTTTGCAAACGATACTTAAAGAAGGAAGAAGAAATAGAAGAAGCTATGGCCGACGCTTTCTATACCATTTTCACAAAACTGGATCAGTTAAAAGAAATTTTGGCTTTTGAGGCGTGGGCGCGAAAAATAACCGTCAATAACTGTTTGGCAACCATCAAGAAGAACACCAATTTCAATATGTATCTTGATGATGTCAAATTGCTGTCACAACCTTTTACAGAAGAAATCAATTCTCTGGAAGAAGAAGATTTACTCAATTTACTAAACCATATTCCGGATGGCTGCAAAACTGTTTTTAACCTTTTTGTTATTGAAGGTTTTGGGCACAAAGAAATTGCAGCAATGCTGAACATTTCTGAAGGTACCTCAAAATCACAGTTGAACGCAGCCAAAACCAAGCTGAAGGAATTAGTAAACAAATTGTATTATCAAAAAGCAAAGTAG
- a CDS encoding PPK2 family polyphosphate kinase: MKSIDPNDFKVTDKIKLAKISTLLDIDADEETKEKKLDKVQAKLSDLQDVMYSHNKYGVLICLQGMDTSGKDSLIREVFKEFNPRGVVVHSFKTPNSTELEHDYLWRHYIALPEKGKFAIFNRTHYENVLVTRVHPEYILGENLPGINSVKDITPKFWKKRIDQINNFEKHIAENGTIVMKFFLHLSKEEQRQRLLRRLEEGKHNWKFSPGDLKEREHWDEYQKYYEEAINKTSTDYAPWYVIPADDKEMARYIVAKIIWEEMQKHTDIKEPELDDKIKANIEMYKKELGG; encoded by the coding sequence ATGAAGTCAATTGATCCGAATGATTTTAAAGTTACAGATAAAATAAAGCTAGCCAAGATTTCGACTTTGCTCGATATTGATGCGGATGAAGAGACAAAGGAAAAAAAACTCGACAAAGTTCAGGCGAAACTAAGCGATTTGCAGGATGTGATGTATTCGCATAATAAATATGGTGTTTTGATTTGCCTGCAAGGAATGGATACCTCAGGAAAAGATAGTTTGATTCGTGAAGTTTTCAAGGAATTTAATCCGCGTGGCGTTGTGGTACACAGTTTTAAAACACCCAATTCGACGGAATTAGAACATGATTATTTATGGAGACATTATATTGCATTGCCCGAAAAAGGAAAGTTTGCCATTTTTAACCGGACGCATTATGAGAATGTTTTGGTAACACGCGTGCATCCGGAATATATTTTGGGAGAGAATTTGCCTGGAATAAATTCGGTTAAAGATATTACGCCAAAATTCTGGAAAAAAAGAATTGATCAAATTAATAATTTCGAAAAGCATATCGCTGAAAACGGAACAATCGTAATGAAGTTTTTTCTGCATTTGAGCAAAGAAGAGCAGAGACAACGTTTACTGCGCCGTTTAGAAGAAGGAAAACACAATTGGAAATTTTCTCCTGGCGATCTAAAGGAACGCGAGCATTGGGATGAATATCAAAAATATTATGAAGAAGCAATTAATAAAACTTCAACAGATTATGCGCCATGGTACGTGATTCCTGCCGATGATAAGGAAATGGCGCGTTATATTGTAGCTAAAATTATCTGGGAAGAAATGCAAAAACATACTGATATTAAAGAACCGGAGTTGGATGATAAGATTAAAGCTAATATTGAAATGTATAAAAAGGAATTGGGTGGTTAA
- a CDS encoding MATE family efflux transporter: MNLAQYTKEFSYNLKLAYPVILGMVGHTLIGIVDNIMVGKLGSTELAAVSLGNSMIFIAMSLGIGFSTAITPIVAEGDAEKNDTKVRSAFHHGLFLCTILGLMLFGVIVLAKPIMELLHQPADVIALAKPYLDWVAFSLIPLIMYQGYKQFADGMSMTKYSMYAMIMANVLHVGINYMLIYGIWIFPKMGIIGAALGTVISRIFLVMFMHIMLSRRNDLKRFFKDFSFQEIKKETIKKIINIGFPSAMQMLFEVVLFTASIWLCGNIGKTSQAANQIALSLASMTFMFAMGLSVTSMIRVSNQRGLQDFKKLVVVARSIFLLAIILETIFAILFVAFHNYLPYIFLNMENGGQLLDNNEVISIASKLLLIAAIFQISDGIQVVVLGALRGLQDVKVPMYITFVAYWVIGFPISYYLAEYTSWKAEGVWIGLLAGLTSAAIFLYIRFHYLTKKLINNSVSNS, encoded by the coding sequence TTGAACTTAGCACAGTATACAAAGGAGTTTTCATATAATTTAAAGCTAGCATATCCTGTAATTTTAGGAATGGTAGGGCATACTTTAATAGGTATAGTTGACAATATAATGGTAGGGAAGTTAGGTAGTACTGAACTTGCTGCGGTTTCCCTAGGAAACAGTATGATTTTTATAGCAATGTCTTTAGGAATTGGTTTCTCTACAGCTATTACTCCAATTGTGGCCGAAGGTGATGCCGAGAAAAATGATACTAAAGTTCGTTCTGCTTTTCATCATGGGTTATTTTTATGTACCATTTTAGGGTTAATGCTTTTTGGCGTAATTGTTTTGGCAAAGCCAATAATGGAATTACTACATCAACCGGCTGATGTAATTGCATTGGCAAAACCTTATCTTGATTGGGTTGCTTTTTCATTAATTCCGCTAATTATGTATCAGGGATACAAACAATTTGCTGACGGAATGTCGATGACAAAATATTCGATGTACGCCATGATTATGGCAAATGTGCTGCATGTCGGTATCAATTACATGCTGATTTATGGTATTTGGATTTTTCCAAAAATGGGAATTATCGGAGCAGCTCTTGGTACTGTAATTTCAAGGATATTTTTAGTGATGTTCATGCACATAATGCTGTCAAGAAGAAATGATTTAAAGCGCTTTTTTAAGGATTTTAGTTTTCAGGAAATTAAAAAAGAAACCATAAAAAAAATAATAAACATTGGTTTTCCTTCTGCAATGCAAATGCTTTTTGAAGTAGTGTTGTTTACAGCCTCTATATGGCTTTGTGGAAATATTGGAAAAACCAGTCAGGCAGCCAATCAAATTGCACTGAGTCTGGCATCGATGACTTTTATGTTTGCCATGGGATTAAGTGTAACTTCAATGATTAGAGTAAGTAATCAAAGAGGTTTGCAGGATTTTAAAAAATTGGTGGTTGTTGCGCGTTCAATTTTTTTATTGGCGATTATACTCGAAACCATTTTTGCTATACTATTTGTTGCCTTCCATAATTACTTACCCTATATCTTTTTGAATATGGAAAATGGAGGACAGCTTCTGGACAATAATGAAGTAATCAGTATTGCATCAAAATTACTTTTGATAGCGGCTATTTTTCAAATTTCTGATGGAATACAGGTTGTGGTTTTAGGAGCACTTCGCGGTTTGCAGGATGTAAAAGTGCCAATGTATATTACTTTTGTTGCTTATTGGGTAATTGGTTTTCCGATTTCTTATTATTTAGCAGAATATACTTCGTGGAAAGCAGAGGGAGTATGGATTGGGCTTTTGGCAGGATTAACTTCTGCAGCCATATTTCTGTACATTCGTTTTCATTACTTAACCAAAAAATTAATCAATAATTCAGTTTCAAATAGTTAA
- a CDS encoding LTA synthase family protein — protein sequence MKKLSFLKPIFNFIAIGLLITTLSRIFLFFLFKDRVVETPNFWYIFPIGLRMDLILLCYLSFLPAVLITFLPNKWLKFTNKFLVIYSFLFLFLILFVELASPDFVKQYDTRPNKIFLDYLIYPKEVVGMLLKSYLTSIIVTFLILGAVIYFAFKKGKKYFYTSLADYKFKLLIFPLVAFLLFFGARSSLTSKRPINASNAVFSTDQLTNTLGLNSFYTVAFAAYSIKNEGNTKMYGKMDEAEAIARVKKYMIAGPNDFTDVEIPFLHVQQPDSVNKKPYNLVIFLQESLGAEYVGILGGKPLTPEFDKLSKEGLLFTNLYCTGTRSVRGIEAVVTGFLPSPSESVVKLGNSQQGFFTLADALRQKGYDTSFIYGGMANFDNMASFFNGNGFQDIVDQEDFESDGNKYAFKGTWGYSDEDLVTKANNYFKTKGDKPFFSLMFSTSNHEPFEYPAGRIKPFDKTPATVNNAMKYADFSIGKFFEMAKKEAYFKNTIFIVIADHNTRTYGKNLVPINKFHIPALIMGPGVKKGTVYSNLASQIDIPPTLLGYLGIPFETPMVGRNLNKLDAKTQGRSIMQFNDINAFRVENQVVIMQPNLKPLQFEIKNDTTLIPVKLNEELAKDALAHVITAGNLYKENKYKLRGTK from the coding sequence ATGAAAAAATTAAGTTTTTTAAAACCCATTTTTAATTTTATAGCAATCGGATTGCTAATTACTACTTTAAGTCGAATATTTTTATTTTTTCTTTTTAAAGATAGAGTTGTCGAAACACCAAATTTCTGGTACATTTTTCCAATCGGTCTTCGAATGGATTTGATTTTACTATGTTATTTGTCTTTTCTACCGGCTGTTTTAATTACTTTTCTGCCGAATAAATGGCTGAAGTTCACCAATAAATTTCTCGTAATTTATAGTTTCTTATTCTTGTTTCTGATTCTGTTTGTAGAATTGGCTTCTCCGGATTTTGTGAAACAATACGACACGCGACCGAATAAAATTTTCTTAGATTATCTTATTTATCCTAAGGAAGTTGTCGGAATGCTTTTAAAAAGTTATCTGACTTCGATTATTGTTACTTTCCTGATTTTGGGAGCTGTTATCTATTTTGCCTTCAAAAAAGGAAAAAAATATTTTTATACATCACTTGCAGATTATAAATTCAAATTGCTGATTTTTCCGTTAGTCGCTTTTTTATTGTTTTTTGGAGCGCGTTCAAGTCTTACTTCAAAACGTCCAATTAATGCCAGTAATGCTGTTTTCTCTACAGATCAACTAACAAATACTTTAGGGTTAAATTCGTTTTATACCGTAGCTTTTGCAGCGTATTCTATCAAAAATGAAGGAAACACCAAGATGTACGGTAAAATGGACGAAGCCGAAGCTATTGCGCGTGTAAAAAAATACATGATTGCCGGTCCAAATGATTTTACAGATGTGGAAATTCCGTTTCTACATGTGCAACAACCAGACTCTGTTAATAAGAAGCCTTATAATTTGGTTATTTTTCTACAAGAAAGTTTAGGTGCAGAATATGTTGGAATTTTAGGTGGAAAACCATTGACGCCAGAATTTGATAAATTATCAAAAGAAGGTTTATTGTTTACCAATTTATATTGTACCGGAACACGAAGCGTACGTGGAATTGAAGCGGTTGTGACCGGATTTTTACCATCGCCTTCTGAAAGTGTAGTGAAATTAGGAAATTCTCAACAAGGATTTTTTACACTTGCTGATGCCTTGAGACAAAAAGGGTATGACACCAGCTTTATTTATGGCGGAATGGCCAATTTTGATAACATGGCTTCATTTTTCAACGGAAATGGTTTTCAGGATATTGTCGATCAGGAAGATTTTGAATCAGATGGAAACAAATACGCTTTCAAAGGAACCTGGGGTTATTCAGATGAAGATTTGGTGACCAAAGCAAATAATTATTTTAAGACAAAGGGAGATAAACCTTTCTTTTCTTTAATGTTTTCGACTTCAAATCACGAACCTTTTGAATATCCGGCAGGAAGAATCAAGCCTTTTGATAAGACACCTGCAACTGTAAATAATGCGATGAAATACGCCGATTTTTCTATTGGGAAATTCTTCGAAATGGCTAAAAAAGAAGCGTATTTTAAAAACACAATTTTCATTGTTATCGCAGATCATAACACTAGAACATACGGTAAAAACTTAGTACCAATTAATAAATTCCATATTCCTGCTTTAATTATGGGGCCAGGAGTGAAGAAAGGTACTGTTTACAGTAATTTGGCAAGCCAGATAGATATTCCGCCAACCTTATTAGGTTATTTAGGAATTCCGTTTGAAACCCCAATGGTTGGTAGAAATTTAAATAAGTTAGATGCCAAAACGCAAGGAAGATCAATTATGCAGTTTAATGATATCAATGCATTCAGAGTAGAAAATCAGGTTGTAATTATGCAGCCTAATTTGAAACCATTGCAGTTTGAAATCAAAAATGACACAACTTTAATTCCAGTGAAATTAAATGAAGAATTAGCCAAAGACGCTTTGGCACATGTAATTACAGCTGGAAATTTGTACAAGGAAAACAAATACAAGTTAAGAGGAACTAAATAG
- the meaB gene encoding methylmalonyl Co-A mutase-associated GTPase MeaB produces MSSPNKQSSSLQEKAGISPPEIINVSAISQIQKNRRKQPSSEELIAGILNGNRTALSRAITLAESTNPEHAEKANEVIKGCLPHANKSIRIGITGVPGVGKSTFIEAFGTFLTQLGKKVAVLAVDPSSSLSHGSILGDKTRMEELVKDENAFIRPSASGDTLGGVARKTRESIILCEAAGYDTIIIETVGVGQSETAVHSMVDFFLLLKISGAGDELQGIKRGIMEMADAIVINKADGDNIKKANQAKLEFNKALHLFPPKKSNWQPKVTTCSAITKEGISEIWNTISDYVEMTNQTGFFSEKRKEQNHFWMMETINEQLKLNFYNEPEIISLLEQNKKAVQNDEISPFAAAQLLLKLYFNKGSK; encoded by the coding sequence TTGTCAAGTCCAAATAAACAATCAAGCAGTTTACAAGAAAAAGCTGGAATTTCACCTCCTGAAATTATCAATGTATCGGCTATCAGTCAAATTCAGAAAAACAGGCGAAAACAACCTTCTTCAGAAGAATTAATAGCCGGAATTCTGAATGGAAACAGAACTGCTTTGAGCCGTGCCATTACTTTGGCCGAAAGTACCAATCCCGAACATGCTGAAAAAGCAAATGAAGTTATTAAAGGATGTTTGCCACATGCCAATAAATCAATCCGAATTGGAATTACTGGCGTTCCCGGCGTTGGAAAGAGTACTTTTATTGAAGCTTTTGGAACTTTTCTAACACAGCTTGGCAAAAAGGTGGCTGTATTGGCGGTTGATCCGAGTAGTTCACTTTCACATGGGAGTATTTTAGGCGACAAAACCCGTATGGAAGAACTGGTAAAAGACGAAAATGCTTTTATCAGACCAAGTGCTTCCGGAGATACTTTAGGCGGCGTAGCAAGAAAAACACGTGAATCGATTATTTTGTGTGAAGCGGCTGGTTATGACACCATCATTATTGAAACGGTAGGCGTCGGTCAAAGTGAAACCGCCGTTCATAGCATGGTAGATTTTTTCTTATTACTAAAAATTTCCGGTGCGGGAGATGAACTTCAGGGCATCAAACGCGGCATCATGGAAATGGCTGATGCCATCGTCATCAACAAAGCTGATGGTGACAATATCAAAAAAGCAAATCAGGCAAAACTGGAATTCAATAAAGCTTTGCATTTATTTCCTCCAAAAAAATCAAACTGGCAACCAAAAGTTACGACTTGCAGTGCTATCACCAAAGAAGGCATTTCAGAGATTTGGAACACTATTTCTGATTATGTTGAAATGACAAATCAAACTGGTTTCTTTTCTGAAAAGCGAAAAGAACAGAATCATTTTTGGATGATGGAAACCATCAACGAACAATTGAAACTCAACTTCTATAATGAGCCTGAAATTATTTCGCTATTAGAACAAAACAAAAAAGCAGTGCAAAATGATGAAATTTCACCTTTTGCAGCTGCTCAGCTTTTATTAAAACTTTATTTTAACAAAGGTTCAAAGTAG